The following is a genomic window from Amycolatopsis cihanbeyliensis.
TACGTGGCGGGGGTGGCGCTCGTTCCCGCCGTACTGGCGATCGCCCGTCACCTGCTCGTCCCGCGCGGGCTCGCGGGGCCACTGGGGATCGCGCTGGCCGTCGCCGGCCTGGTCGGGCTGCACACCAGCCTGGCCTTCGTTGTCACGCCCTACCTGCTGCTGATCCTGGTGGCGGTGCTGATGGGCTGGGAACGCATCGAGTGGCGCCGCGCGGCTCCCGGGCTGGTGACCACCGTGTTGCTCGGCGGTGCGCTGGCGGCCCCGGTGGCGTTGCCCGCGCTGACCAGCGCCAGCGGGGTCACCGACGCCACCTGGAAGTCCGAGGCGAGCGTGTCCGAGGGCTTCGGCCAGATGGTCACCTTCTCGCCGATGGCGAGCTTCCCGCAGTGGTGGATCGGACTGCCGGCGCTGGCCGGTGTCTTCCTACTGGTCAAGCATCGGCGGATGATGTGGGTGGTCGGCGCCTACCTGCTGTTCGGTGGGCTGTTCGCGGCGACGGTGTCGATGGAGACCGACCTGATCCACACCCTGACCGGCCCGTTCTACAACGACCACTGGCGGATCGCGGCGCTGGTGCCGCTGGCCGGCGCCGTCGCCTTCGGCCAGTTCCTTTCCAGCTCGGCGAGCGCGGTGACCGGCAAGCTGACCTCCTGGCGGTCCGGCTGGGACCGGCCGCTGGTGCCGGTGGCCGTGGCCGTGGCGATCGGTCTGGTCCTCGGCCTGCTCGGCAACGGCGGCTACATCGGCCGTAACGACTCCTGGCTGGCCCGGATCTACACCGACGGCCCGACGGTCAGCAGCGACGAGCGGGCCGCCTATGAATGGCTGGCCGAGCGGGTGGGGCCGGAGGAGCCGGTGATGAACGACAGCGACGACGGCTCGGTGTGGATGTACGCCCTCGCCGGGGTTCGCCCGGTGATCTGGACCTACTACGGCCCCGAGGAGGGCAGCGACACCTCGTACCTCGAACGCCATTTCAACGAGCTGGACACCGACGCCCGGGCGCGTCAGGTGCTGGACGACCTGGGCGTCCGGTACGTGCTGCTCGGCAAGGGCTTCGTGCGGGACAGCAAGGAACGCGCGGAGGCGCTGACCGGGCTGGACACCGACGACCGGTTCACCGAGGTCTACCGCAATCCCGGTGCGGTGGTGTATGCCATCGAGGGGCAGCGGGACGCGGTCTCCCCGAACTGAGTCTCCTCGCACCGGGCGGACGGCGGGCAGATACAGTGAGGTCCGTGCGGAATACGGCGGTGGAGGCCGGTCGGATCCTGATCGTGCTTCCCGCACTGAACGAGCAGGACAGCGTCGGCGCGGTGGTCGGCAAGGTCAGGACGACCGTGCCGGACGCGGCGGTGCTCGTGGTCGACGACGGGTCCGTGGATCGCACCGCACAGCAGGCCCGCGCGGCCGGTGCCGAGGTGGCGAAACTGGCGGTGAACCTGGGCGTCGGTGGGGCGATGCGCACCGGCTTCCGTTACGCGGTGGCGCACGGCTACGACGTCGTGGTGCAGGTGGACGCGGACGGCCAGCACGACGCGGACGAGGTGCGCGCCCTGCTGGACGGGCTGGCCGAGGCGGACGTGGTGATCGGGTCCCGGTTCGCGGGCAAGGGCAACTACAAGGCCCGCGGCCCGCGCCGGTACGCCATGTGGGTGCTCGGGTTCGTGTTCTCCCGGCTGGCCAAGACCCGGTTGAGCGACGTCACCTCCGGGTTCAAGGCCGCGGGCCCGCGAGCGGTACGGCTGTTCGCCCGTTACTACCCCGCGGAGTATCTCGGGGACACGGTGGAGTCACTGGTGCTGGCCATTCGCGCGGGGCTGACCGTGCGGGAGGTGCCGGTGGTGATGCGGGAGCGGGCCTCCGGCAAGCCGAGCCAGTCCCCCGTTCGGGCGGCGATCTACCTCGGTCGGGCCGGGCTCGCCCTGCTGCTGGCGCTGGTCCGGAGGCGACCCGCCACGGACTCCTCGGACTCCGCGTAGCACACTTGACAGGCAGGAAGGCACCCGAACAGGAGAGCAGGGGTTGCGGTGGCAGGGTGGCAGATCCTCAGCATCGTGATCGCCGGCATCGTGCTGCTCGTCGTGGTCGAGATGATGCGGCGGCGCAAGCTGCGCGAGAAGTACGCCGGCATCTGGCTGATCGTCGCGGTCGGCGTGGTGGTGCTCGCCGCGCTGCCCGGTGCCGCCGAGTTCCTCGCCGGCCTCACCGGCGTGCAGACGGCGTCCAACTTCGTGTTCCTGCTGGCCGGGGTCGTGCTCGCCCTGGTCTGCCTGCACCTGAGCGTGGAGGTCGGGCACCTCGAGGAGGAGGTCCGCACCTCGGTCGAGGAGACCGCGCTGCTGCGCTGCGAGCTGGAGGACACCCGGCGCGAGCTGGAGCGCCGGATCACCGAGCTGAAGTCCGCGCAGGACTCCTCCACCGACTCACCCGTCCAGTCCAGCCACTGAGGTGACCGGCCCGGCCGATGCCGTGCTGGCGGCTCCGCCGCGGCTGGGGCCGGTGCGGGTGCTCGCCATCGACGGGCCGTCCGGCTCGGGCAAGTCCACCCTGGCCGCCGCGGTGCGCGCCGAGTTGCGTGCGCGGGGTGTGCGGGTCGCGCTGGTCGGCACGGACGACTTCGCCACCTGGACCGACCCGGTGTCCTGGTGGCCGCGACTCGCCGAGGGAGTGCTGGCCAGGCTGGCCGAGGGCGAGCCCGCCCGCTATCGGCGGATGGACTGGGCCACCGGAACTCCCCGGCTCGGC
Proteins encoded in this region:
- a CDS encoding DUF6541 family protein, whose product is MNVLLVLLAFWLPGLAVGAAIRLRGWTLAAAAPALTFGTVAIGILVLGKLGITWNLLNIALWAGVVALLLGAISYLLYRRRPDRGEEDQPRPLTDHLLIGAGVLAGMAVGAVAFLRGIGGLGRISQEWDASFHANAVRWIAETGSALPSNLGTIANQPDNAGYFYPDTYHALLAPLFGMAGLDVPQLLNIAALAVVLAWPLGIAALTAAWRMPPLAVAGAAAISTWFTAFPYDSLARGPLWPYVAGVALVPAVLAIARHLLVPRGLAGPLGIALAVAGLVGLHTSLAFVVTPYLLLILVAVLMGWERIEWRRAAPGLVTTVLLGGALAAPVALPALTSASGVTDATWKSEASVSEGFGQMVTFSPMASFPQWWIGLPALAGVFLLVKHRRMMWVVGAYLLFGGLFAATVSMETDLIHTLTGPFYNDHWRIAALVPLAGAVAFGQFLSSSASAVTGKLTSWRSGWDRPLVPVAVAVAIGLVLGLLGNGGYIGRNDSWLARIYTDGPTVSSDERAAYEWLAERVGPEEPVMNDSDDGSVWMYALAGVRPVIWTYYGPEEGSDTSYLERHFNELDTDARARQVLDDLGVRYVLLGKGFVRDSKERAEALTGLDTDDRFTEVYRNPGAVVYAIEGQRDAVSPN
- a CDS encoding glycosyltransferase family 2 protein, which gives rise to MRNTAVEAGRILIVLPALNEQDSVGAVVGKVRTTVPDAAVLVVDDGSVDRTAQQARAAGAEVAKLAVNLGVGGAMRTGFRYAVAHGYDVVVQVDADGQHDADEVRALLDGLAEADVVIGSRFAGKGNYKARGPRRYAMWVLGFVFSRLAKTRLSDVTSGFKAAGPRAVRLFARYYPAEYLGDTVESLVLAIRAGLTVREVPVVMRERASGKPSQSPVRAAIYLGRAGLALLLALVRRRPATDSSDSA
- a CDS encoding DUF2304 domain-containing protein is translated as MAGWQILSIVIAGIVLLVVVEMMRRRKLREKYAGIWLIVAVGVVVLAALPGAAEFLAGLTGVQTASNFVFLLAGVVLALVCLHLSVEVGHLEEEVRTSVEETALLRCELEDTRRELERRITELKSAQDSSTDSPVQSSH
- a CDS encoding uridine kinase family protein: MTGPADAVLAAPPRLGPVRVLAIDGPSGSGKSTLAAAVRAELRARGVRVALVGTDDFATWTDPVSWWPRLAEGVLARLAEGEPARYRRMDWATGTPRLGDWVEVPVPEVLVLEGVSAGRASIRPSLSVLWWLPGPDPATRLERAVAREGEGSRGYLQDWQAFEKGWFVVDAPDETAFRWMD